From the Acidimicrobiales bacterium genome, the window GACGTGGCGGGCCATGCGTACGGGAAGGGTCTCCACGCCCTGCAACAGGTAGAAGGCGTTGGCCGGGCTCATGCAGCCACCGAAGTCGCGCAGACCCTCGGCCCGGGCCCGCATCGACAGGGCGGCTGGTCCGAACTCCTCGGTGAAGGTGATCCCGTGGTAGCCGTCGTAGGGCTCCGAGAGGGTGGGGAACTTCCCGTCGGCGGCCCAGTCGAAGCGGCCACCGTCAACGACGATCCCGCCGATGGCCACGCCGTGGCCACCCAGGAACTTGGTCACCGAATGGATGACGATGTCGGCACCGTGCTCGATGGGTTGCATCAGGTAGGGCGTGGCGAACGTGGAGTCCACCGCCAGGGGCAGGCCTGCGGCGTGGGCCACCTCTGCCACCGCGGCGACGTCCAGGACCTCGATGCCGGGGTTGCCGAGGGTCTCGGCGAACACCAGGCGCGTCTCGGGCCGGATGGCCGCGGCGAATGCCTGCGGGTCGCGCGGATCCACGAACGTGGTCGTGATCCCGAACCGCGGCATGGTCAGGTTCAACACGTTGTGGCTACCGCCGTAGATGTTCCGGCTGGCCACCACATGGTCGCCGGCGCTCATGATCGTGGCCATGGCCAGGTGGAAGGCGGCCTGGCCGCTGGCGGTGCACACTCCTCCCACGCCACCCTCCAGCGATGCGATGCGCTCCTCCAGCACGGAGACCGTCGGGTTGGAGATGCGCGAGTAGAGGTGGCCGCTGACCTCCAGGTTGAACAGCCCGGAGGCGTGGTCCACGGAGTCGAACACGTACGAGGTGGTCTGGTGGATGGGCACCGCCCGCGAACCGGTGACCGGGTCGGGTCGCTGGCCGGCGTGCAGGGCGCGGGTGTCGAAGCGGTGGCTGTCGGGTTCGACCATGCCCCGAATCTAGGTCAGGTTCGGGGAGGTGGGCTGCCCCGACAGGGCGATGGGTCCGATCGGGCCGCGGTGAGGCGGTCGGAGTCCCCTCGGGGGTCCGACCGCTCCGGTGGAAGGCCTCAGCAGGAGACGGCGGCGGCCAGCCGATCCAGGGCGTCGTCGGAGCCGATGGCCACGATCACGTCGCCCTCGGCGAACGGCCGGCTGGTGACGTCGTCGGTGTGGAACCGTGCGGTGGTGTCACGGACGCTTAGTACCACGGCGCCGGTCTCCTGGCGGATGGTCAGCTCGTCGATGGTCTGGCCCACGAACACGCATCCCTCGGGCAGTCGGATCTCCCGGAGCTTCGCCTCGAACGTCCCGTCGTGGACCACGACGTCCACGAAGTCGGCCACGTTGGGCTGGATGGCCAGGCTGGCCATGCGGGACCCGCCGATCTCGTAGGGGTTGACGGCCCTGTCGGCACCCACCTGGAGCATCTTGGCCATCGCCTCGGGGTCGTCGGCACGCGACACGATGAAGAGGTCGGGGTTCATCTTCCTGGACGACAGCGTTACGTAGAGGTTGTCGACGCTGGTGCCGAGGGCGGTGACCAGGGTGGCCGCCCGCTCGATGCCGGCCTGTCGGAGGATCTCGTCGCTGGTGGCGTCACCCAGCACGTGGAGTACGTCCCGGTCGCTGAAGCGGGCGGGGTCCCGGTCCACCACCACCACCTCCTGTCCGATGGACCGGACGAACCCGGTGATCGCCTGGCCCACACGGCCCGTGCCGCAGACGATCAGGTGGCCGGCCATGGAGTCGATGGTTCGTTGCATGCGGTACCTCCGGAACTGGCCGGTGAGCCGGCCCTCGACGATGCTCTCGATCACCGACGTGGCGCCGTAGAGCATCGAGCCGGTGCCCAAGACGATGAGCACCGAGGTGAACGCCTTCCACGCGGTGCCCGGGTCGCCGTCGGCGATCTCCCGGAACCCGACCGTGCTGACGGTGATGATGGTCTGGTAGACGGCGTCGACTGCCCCCAGGCCGAGGATCGAGTAGCCGACCGTGCCCACCACCAGGACGCCGACGAGGAGGGCGGCGGCGATCGCCAGGTGGCCCCAGGTGTCGGGGCGCACGCGAGCGAACATGCCCGCAGGGTAGGGCAACACCGGTCCCGGGTTCCGCGTCCATACGGTGCAGGGTGCTACGTGCCTACGGCGTCGCCTTCCGTGTCTAGAGTGCGCGGCCATGCGCATCGGATTCATCGGCTTGGGAAACGTCGGCGGCAAGTTGGCTGGCAGCCTCCAACGCAACGGCTTCGACCTGACGGTGCGCGACCTGGACCCCTCAGCCGCCCAGCCGTTCCTGGACGCCGGTGCCTCCTGGGCCGAATCCCCCGGGGAGATTGCCGAGGACTGCGACACGGTCATCACCTGCCTGCCGTCGCCTGCCGCCTGCTCCGAGGTGATGGAGGCCGACGACGGGATCCTGGCGGGACTGTCGGCGGGCAAGGTCTGGATGGAGATGAGCACCACCGACGAGGCCGAGGTGCGTCGGATGGGCGCCCTGGTGGCCGCCACTGGTGCCGAGCCGATCGACTGCCCGGTGTCAGGGGGGTGCCACAGGGCCGCCACCGGCAACATCGCCATCTTCGCAGGCTGCGAGCGGGAGGTCTTCGACCGGATCCTGCCCGTGCTGACCGCCATGGGTCGCAGGATCCTGCACACCGGACCGCTGGGTTCGGCCTCGGTCCTCAAGGTGGTCACCAACTACCTGGCCACCGCCAACCTGGTCTCGGTGGCCGAGGCCCTGACCACGGCGGCCGCCGCGGGGATGGACCTCAACACCACCTACGAGGCCATACGCATCTCGTCCGGCAACTCCTTCGTCCACGAGACCGAGGGCCAGGTCATCCTGAACGGCAGCCGGGACATCAGCTTCACCATGGACCTGGTGGTCAAGGACATCGGGCTGTTCGACGAGGTGGCCCGTCGCCACGACGTCCCCCTGGAGGTCTCGCCTCTCCTCCGGCAGATCTTCGAGGACGGCCAGGAGCGGTTCGGCCCCCGCGAGTGGTCGCCCAACATCATCCGTCGCCTCGAGGAGCCGACCGGCCTGGACGTCCGGGCGCCCGGGTTTCCGGCTGAGATCCTCGACGACGAGCCCGAGGAGCCCGGCTACGAGGTCGTACCACCGCGATGACCGACGTGCCG encodes:
- a CDS encoding O-acetylhomoserine aminocarboxypropyltransferase; amino-acid sequence: MVEPDSHRFDTRALHAGQRPDPVTGSRAVPIHQTTSYVFDSVDHASGLFNLEVSGHLYSRISNPTVSVLEERIASLEGGVGGVCTASGQAAFHLAMATIMSAGDHVVASRNIYGGSHNVLNLTMPRFGITTTFVDPRDPQAFAAAIRPETRLVFAETLGNPGIEVLDVAAVAEVAHAAGLPLAVDSTFATPYLMQPIEHGADIVIHSVTKFLGGHGVAIGGIVVDGGRFDWAADGKFPTLSEPYDGYHGITFTEEFGPAALSMRARAEGLRDFGGCMSPANAFYLLQGVETLPVRMARHVDNTHRVIDMLDAHDAVSWIRHPAHPSHPDHDLARRLYPKGAGAILSFGVHGGRDAGRKFIEAVGLASHLANVGDAKTLVIHPGSTTHQQMSDEDLAAAGIGEELVRLSVGLEDPDDICDDLSQALRASQR
- a CDS encoding potassium channel protein, with the protein product MFARVRPDTWGHLAIAAALLVGVLVVGTVGYSILGLGAVDAVYQTIITVSTVGFREIADGDPGTAWKAFTSVLIVLGTGSMLYGATSVIESIVEGRLTGQFRRYRMQRTIDSMAGHLIVCGTGRVGQAITGFVRSIGQEVVVVDRDPARFSDRDVLHVLGDATSDEILRQAGIERAATLVTALGTSVDNLYVTLSSRKMNPDLFIVSRADDPEAMAKMLQVGADRAVNPYEIGGSRMASLAIQPNVADFVDVVVHDGTFEAKLREIRLPEGCVFVGQTIDELTIRQETGAVVLSVRDTTARFHTDDVTSRPFAEGDVIVAIGSDDALDRLAAAVSC
- a CDS encoding NAD(P)-dependent oxidoreductase, which encodes MRIGFIGLGNVGGKLAGSLQRNGFDLTVRDLDPSAAQPFLDAGASWAESPGEIAEDCDTVITCLPSPAACSEVMEADDGILAGLSAGKVWMEMSTTDEAEVRRMGALVAATGAEPIDCPVSGGCHRAATGNIAIFAGCEREVFDRILPVLTAMGRRILHTGPLGSASVLKVVTNYLATANLVSVAEALTTAAAAGMDLNTTYEAIRISSGNSFVHETEGQVILNGSRDISFTMDLVVKDIGLFDEVARRHDVPLEVSPLLRQIFEDGQERFGPREWSPNIIRRLEEPTGLDVRAPGFPAEILDDEPEEPGYEVVPPR